In Micromonospora sp. WMMD980, the following are encoded in one genomic region:
- a CDS encoding HNH endonuclease family protein — translation MSRTLRATAISLAAIVATTLGLTQPAPAAGYSAPLTTAVAGLSVATEVRTGYSRDLFPHWIDADGDGCNTRNEVLYAEATTKPTITGTCTLSGGRWYSYYDNATWTATGDVDIDHMVPLAEAWDSGARNWSTSRRQAYANDLGDTRALAAVTDNVNQSKGDQDPATWLPPYASARCRYVREWVAVKIRWRLTVDSAEKSALTSWANNCPATTVSVTYAY, via the coding sequence ATGTCCCGCACCCTGCGCGCCACGGCCATCAGCCTCGCCGCGATCGTGGCCACCACCCTCGGCCTCACCCAGCCCGCCCCCGCCGCCGGCTACTCCGCCCCGCTCACCACCGCGGTCGCCGGCCTGTCCGTCGCCACCGAGGTCCGCACCGGCTACAGCCGGGACCTGTTCCCGCACTGGATCGACGCGGACGGCGACGGCTGCAACACCCGAAACGAGGTGCTCTACGCCGAGGCCACCACGAAGCCGACGATCACCGGCACCTGCACCCTCTCCGGCGGCCGCTGGTACTCCTACTACGACAACGCCACCTGGACCGCCACCGGCGACGTGGACATCGACCACATGGTCCCGCTCGCCGAGGCCTGGGACTCCGGCGCGCGGAACTGGTCCACCAGCCGCCGCCAGGCATACGCCAACGACCTGGGCGATACCCGCGCGCTGGCCGCGGTGACCGACAACGTCAACCAGTCCAAGGGCGACCAGGACCCTGCGACCTGGCTACCGCCGTACGCCTCGGCCCGCTGCCGCTACGTCCGCGAGTGGGTGGCGGTGAAGATCCGCTGGCGGCTGACCGTGGACAGCGCGGAGAAGAGCGCGCTGACCAGTTGGGCGAACAACTGCCCGGCGACCACCGTCTCGGTGACCTACGCGTACTGA
- a CDS encoding MarR family winged helix-turn-helix transcriptional regulator, whose amino-acid sequence MHELQQLARTVKQVQYRQHRALEAGLSAVGTTLAQWDALRAVDRSPGASARELAAATFQTEQAFGALAARLVTQGLVERRAGRGRRIPHHLTPAGRRVLQAGHRVADEALERCWAGLPAADRADLLALLRRALPEEDA is encoded by the coding sequence GTGCACGAACTGCAGCAGCTCGCCCGCACCGTCAAGCAGGTCCAGTACCGGCAGCACCGGGCCCTGGAGGCCGGCCTGAGCGCGGTCGGCACGACGCTCGCCCAGTGGGACGCTCTACGGGCGGTCGACCGTTCGCCCGGCGCGTCGGCGCGCGAACTCGCCGCCGCGACGTTCCAGACCGAGCAGGCCTTCGGCGCGCTCGCGGCACGGCTCGTCACCCAGGGGTTGGTGGAACGGCGCGCCGGGCGCGGCCGGCGCATCCCGCACCACCTGACACCCGCCGGGCGGCGGGTGCTGCAGGCCGGTCACCGGGTGGCCGACGAGGCGCTGGAGCGCTGTTGGGCCGGGCTGCCCGCCGCCGACCGCGCCGACCTGCTCGCCCTGCTGCGTCGCGCGCTCCCCGAGGAGGACGCCTGA
- a CDS encoding alpha/beta hydrolase, with translation MTSLAGYPDLTLTVSEAGHGRPVLLLHGGGGPATVSALGDHLARRAHTVTPVHPGWDGTDRPAWLTGIDDLALAYLHLLHDRGLRDVLVIGSSLGGWIAAEMAVRDTAGLVTGLTLVDAVGIDVPGEPIQDFFALDPRSLAEHTWHDPDRLRGAAAAVTPEQQARQAANRETMRVLVGDPYMHDPKLRRRLGRVRVPALLLWGASDRIVTPAYGAAYAAALGDGRLVVVPAAGHLPHVENPTATLSHLDAWLDGHQSAGA, from the coding sequence ATGACCTCCCTCGCGGGCTACCCCGACCTCACCCTGACCGTCTCCGAGGCCGGCCACGGCCGTCCCGTCCTGCTCCTGCACGGCGGCGGCGGACCGGCCACAGTCAGCGCCCTCGGTGACCACCTGGCCCGACGCGCGCACACCGTCACCCCGGTGCATCCCGGCTGGGACGGCACCGACCGGCCAGCCTGGCTCACCGGCATCGACGACCTCGCCCTGGCCTACCTGCACCTGCTGCACGACCGCGGGCTGCGCGACGTGCTGGTGATCGGCTCCTCACTCGGTGGCTGGATCGCCGCCGAGATGGCCGTCCGGGACACCGCCGGCCTCGTCACCGGCCTGACCCTCGTCGACGCGGTCGGCATCGACGTGCCCGGCGAACCCATCCAGGACTTCTTCGCCCTCGACCCGCGGAGCCTGGCCGAGCACACCTGGCACGACCCCGACCGTCTCCGTGGCGCCGCGGCGGCCGTCACACCGGAGCAGCAGGCACGGCAGGCAGCCAACCGCGAGACCATGCGCGTCCTGGTCGGCGACCCCTACATGCACGACCCGAAGCTGCGCCGCCGGCTGGGCCGGGTACGCGTACCGGCCCTGCTGCTCTGGGGTGCGAGCGACCGCATCGTCACCCCCGCCTACGGCGCGGCGTACGCGGCGGCGCTCGGCGACGGCCGGCTGGTGGTCGTGCCCGCTGCCGGACACCTGCCGCACGTGGAGAACCCGACCGCGACGCTGTCCCACCTGGACGCGTGGCTCGACGGACACCAGAGTGCCGGGGCATGA
- a CDS encoding MerR family transcriptional regulator → MTDTSWAPQACTLPTAERPLRPAEFDRLFHDAVHATDRVSARHLRLRLAAAAVTGLRSGQLADAAGVNVQTLRYYERRGLLDPPRRSPGGHRLYPAETVTLLRVVKTAQRLGFTLAEVADLLDAGRHRHGRGRDTGLQAPARQKLAEVERRLADLTVIRDTLRAAISAGCDDLIACAGTSCCPLPFAGLAALDDRAEPGDRPAASDDPAARS, encoded by the coding sequence GTGACCGACACCTCCTGGGCACCGCAGGCGTGCACCCTGCCGACCGCCGAACGGCCGCTGCGGCCGGCCGAGTTCGACCGGCTGTTCCACGACGCCGTCCACGCGACGGACCGGGTGTCGGCGCGACATCTGCGGCTGCGCCTCGCCGCCGCCGCCGTGACGGGCCTGCGCTCCGGCCAGCTCGCCGACGCGGCCGGGGTGAACGTGCAGACGCTGCGCTACTACGAGCGCCGTGGGCTGCTCGACCCGCCGCGGCGGTCCCCGGGCGGCCACCGGCTCTACCCGGCCGAGACCGTCACGCTGCTGCGGGTGGTCAAGACCGCGCAGCGCCTCGGGTTCACCCTCGCCGAGGTCGCCGACCTGCTCGACGCCGGCCGGCACCGGCACGGTCGCGGGCGCGACACCGGGTTGCAGGCTCCCGCCAGGCAGAAGCTCGCCGAGGTGGAGCGGCGGCTGGCGGACCTCACCGTCATCCGCGACACGCTGCGGGCCGCGATCTCGGCCGGCTGCGACGACCTGATCGCCTGCGCCGGCACGTCCTGCTGCCCGCTGCCCTTCGCCGGGCTCGCCGCCCTCGACGACCGCGCCGAACCCGGCGACCGGCCGGCCGCGTCCGACGACCCGGCGGCAAGATCGTGA
- a CDS encoding YnfA family protein: protein MTVARSILLFLVAALAEIGGAWLVWQGWREDRGLLWVAGGIAALGVYGFVATFQPDPNFGRILAAYGGIFVAGSLAWAMVVDRFRPDRYDLVGAAVCLVGVAVIMYAPRAS from the coding sequence ATGACGGTCGCCCGGTCCATCCTGCTGTTCCTGGTCGCCGCGCTGGCCGAGATCGGCGGCGCCTGGCTGGTCTGGCAGGGCTGGCGGGAGGACCGCGGGCTGCTCTGGGTCGCCGGCGGGATCGCCGCGCTGGGCGTCTACGGCTTCGTGGCCACGTTCCAGCCCGACCCGAACTTCGGGCGGATCCTCGCCGCCTACGGCGGCATCTTCGTCGCCGGGTCGCTGGCCTGGGCCATGGTCGTCGACAGGTTCCGGCCCGACCGCTACGACCTCGTCGGCGCGGCCGTCTGCCTGGTCGGCGTCGCGGTCATCATGTACGCGCCGCGCGCGAGCTGA
- a CDS encoding alpha/beta hydrolase, whose protein sequence is MLFRPKSAELSFRHGDDVLVGDLVRPPWPGPYPAVVFVEGSGPGGRDQRDWQTRLAAAGFASLAYDKPGSGASTGDWTRQSLTDRAGETLAGVDALRSRSDVRANAVALVGGSQGGWVAPLAASRSPAAVAAVVSVSGPGVPVVAQEEYRLRRQLVATGFTADDARQALALLHEQIDRVRAGDAPAAVHAAQARWHQAPWYPLLAGTSPATIAFLAGIADHNPEPALAALRCPLLAIFGADDVQVPVEPSVRALARILGDAGHPDHTVVVFPDADHGIRVGGVRAPGFDELVVTWLQRRLSAPPRPEDP, encoded by the coding sequence GTGCTGTTCCGTCCGAAGAGCGCGGAGCTGTCGTTCCGCCACGGCGACGACGTGCTGGTCGGCGACCTGGTCCGGCCGCCCTGGCCGGGGCCGTACCCGGCGGTGGTCTTCGTCGAGGGCTCCGGCCCCGGCGGGCGTGACCAGCGGGACTGGCAGACCCGGCTCGCCGCCGCCGGCTTCGCCAGCCTCGCCTACGACAAGCCCGGCTCCGGCGCGTCCACCGGCGACTGGACCCGGCAGAGCCTGACCGATCGGGCGGGAGAAACCCTGGCCGGGGTGGACGCGTTGCGATCACGGTCGGACGTCCGCGCGAACGCCGTCGCGTTGGTCGGCGGCAGCCAGGGTGGCTGGGTGGCGCCGCTCGCCGCGTCCCGTTCCCCCGCCGCCGTCGCCGCGGTGGTGAGCGTCTCCGGCCCCGGCGTGCCGGTGGTGGCGCAGGAGGAGTACCGGTTGCGTCGTCAACTCGTCGCGACGGGCTTCACCGCCGACGACGCCCGGCAGGCGCTGGCGCTGCTGCACGAGCAGATCGACCGGGTGCGGGCCGGCGACGCCCCGGCCGCGGTGCACGCCGCGCAGGCTCGATGGCACCAGGCGCCCTGGTACCCGCTGCTCGCCGGCACCTCACCCGCGACGATCGCCTTCCTCGCCGGCATCGCCGACCACAACCCGGAGCCGGCGCTCGCCGCCCTGCGCTGCCCGTTGCTGGCGATCTTCGGCGCCGACGACGTGCAGGTCCCAGTCGAGCCAAGCGTGCGCGCCCTGGCCCGGATCCTCGGCGACGCCGGGCACCCCGACCACACGGTCGTGGTGTTCCCGGACGCCGACCACGGCATCCGGGTGGGGGGCGTGCGGGCGCCCGGCTTCGACGAGCTGGTGGTGACCTGGCTCCAGCGCCGACTGTCCGCGCCGCCCCGGCCCGAGGATCCGTGA